A region of the Drosophila ananassae strain 14024-0371.13 chromosome XL, ASM1763931v2, whole genome shotgun sequence genome:
CAATCGGGAATCAAAGGAATGGTAGATGGTAAAAGGAATTGGATTTGGAATTTGTCTTTGTGATTTGAGATCGGATGCTCGGTTGCCGTTTAATCGTCCCACGTCGGGAACTGACCCTCGTCCACGAACATGCTGAACTGCCCGGTATACTGGCGCTCCATCGGCGGACCCGATCCCCTGCCCTGACCTCCCGCGGTGGACGGCGGTGGCGGCGCAACTGGTCGCGTGGGTCCCCCGCCTGCGGCACCTTTGCCGGGTGGTTTCGTTGTGGATCCACTGCCGCTGTGGCCGCTCCTCGAGCTGCCTTGAGTCGAGGATGACGAGGATTTTCCGTAGTTGTAGCGTTGTTCTGCGAAACAAATTAAAGGATTaaaaattacgtatacgccccgATGCAGTGGTTGGACTTACTTGAGGATGGTTGCTTGACCTCCTTGCTGGCCCAGACGGGCTCATGGGTCTGGTTGTAAGACTGCTGATCCCAAACGGCCTTTTCCTCGACGTTTTTGCTCTGCGGTAGGAAAATAAATGCCATTAGACAGGCCACACACTGTCTCCTCGCGTCACTTACGTAGTCCTTGTCGACGTGCAACTCCAGGTCATCGCTGGTCTGCTCCAGGCTGCTGTGCGTGATGCCGTAGTAGAAGTACATGACGAAGCCGAGGCTCATCCAGACGGTGAAGCGGACCAGGGTCAGGATGCTCAGCTTGAATATCAAATATATGTTCACGGTGATGGCGATGGCCGGGATGAACGGAAGTCCGGGGGTGAGGAACGCCAGCGCATATCTGTCGGGGGTGGTAGGGGTTAATTTACATCTTTTGAAAGGATTAGGGAGTCACCAGTACCTATTCTGCGGCTGCCGCGATATAATCAATAGTATCACAAATATGCCCATAAACAAAACGATGTAGACGAAGGCGGCCAGGCCTCCGGACCAGCCGATGGCCGCGAACAGGTCCAGGAAGAATATGAGACCGAACATGATGCCCACGAGCTTGGTGACGTACATTCCTGGGAAGAGAGAGCACCCATGTAGGAAGAGCTACCCGATTATGATCCAAACTTACCGCTTTCGGTGGTGGCCTGTCCGGGGTTGATCCAGGGAAAGAAGCCGGGACACAGGTAGGCATAGTCGTGAATCTTTCGGGTCACAAAGTTTAGGCCCATGGTGTCGAAGGCGGTGGCCTGGCCGGTGGGTCCTGTCGGGGCTCCATGCACGCTGCCGTAGAACTTGTTCTCCGAACGGTCCGAAACCAGGAACTGATCGTCCCGGCCCCCCAGGAAGCCCTCCGGACTGTCGTCTATGAAGGAGTCATCCGAATCGGACATGCCGCGGGTCACTCGCTTGATGGTCAGTTTGCCGGGCACCTCCAGGACTTCGGCTGGCGTTATGTGGGCGCGAGAGTCACTGGCGGTTCCGGGCGCCACCGGAGTGCGCAGCTGGGCCGGCAGCAGTTCCACCAACGAGGTGCTGTGCGGCTGGTAGCGCAGCACAAGGACACAGGTGGACACCAGAGTGTAGGCGAGCAGAGTGCCGATGGACATCATCTCGACGAGGATCTCCAGGCGAACGGTGAGGGCCACCAGAGCGGCGGCCAGTCCGCTGCCAATCGTCGCTAGGCCGGGCACATTGGTGCGTTGCCACAGTTGCGATAGTTGCCTAGGGGATTCCCGTTGAGACATCACCCACAAAAGAGTTCGCAGCTCACTCACCTGAAGATCAGGCCGTCCTGGGCCATGGCATAGATGACTCGCGGCATGGGGAACATGGAGCCGAACATGGCCACCGAGAGGCCGGCTGTGGCGCCGATGGCCACCACAGCGCGGCACTTGGGGGCGTTCACGTAGGACCACATCTGGACCAGGGCGGCTCCCGTGTTAATATGATCGTAGGGAACTGAAACGAAGGCAAGTGATAAGCATCGAGTGACAAGGATCAACGGCAGATGTACCCACCTACTAGGGTAAGGACCAGGCTAACACTGACGTAGGCGATGAGGACAACAATCAACGAGCCCACAATGGCCTTGGGTATGCTCTTCTGGGGATTGTGGGCCTCCTCGCCGGTGGTAGCGATGATGTCGAAACCGATAAATGCATAGAAGCAGGTGGCAGCGCCGGAGAACACGCCGGTCCAGCCGTAGGGCAGGAAGCCCTGGTGCTCCGACCATGTCTTCGTGTCCACATAGAAGAGACCGGCGGCCATAACGAACACCCACGTGGCCAGGTTAATGGCGTTCA
Encoded here:
- the LOC6502924 gene encoding high affinity cationic amino acid transporter 1, whose translation is MKPSDLLLVLEKVKFRVPLPPGVSSTTLLPKLIRTKDVKQLQDGNAQPQKPKLTKCLNTLDLTSLGIGSCCGTGMYLVAGMVAQKIAGPGVIISFIIAAIASIFSGACYAEFGVRVPHTSGSAYMYSYVAVGEFVAFIIGWNMILEYLIGTSACACALSSSFDSLTGNAIARTISESIGTIFGKPPDFIAFGITLLMTCVLAMGASKSVIFNHSLNAINLATWVFVMAAGLFYVDTKTWSEHQGFLPYGWTGVFSGAATCFYAFIGFDIIATTGEEAHNPQKSIPKAIVGSLIVVLIAYVSVSLVLTLVVPYDHINTGAALVQMWSYVNAPKCRAVVAIGATAGLSVAMFGSMFPMPRVIYAMAQDGLIFRQLSQLWQRTNVPGLATIGSGLAAALVALTVRLEILVEMMSIGTLLAYTLVSTCVLVLRYQPHSTSLVELLPAQLRTPVAPGTASDSRAHITPAEVLEVPGKLTIKRVTRGMSDSDDSFIDDSPEGFLGGRDDQFLVSDRSENKFYGSVHGAPTGPTGQATAFDTMGLNFVTRKIHDYAYLCPGFFPWINPGQATTESGMYVTKLVGIMFGLIFFLDLFAAIGWSGGLAAFVYIVLFMGIFVILLIISRQPQNRYALAFLTPGLPFIPAIAITVNIYLIFKLSILTLVRFTVWMSLGFVMYFYYGITHSSLEQTSDDLELHVDKDYSKNVEEKAVWDQQSYNQTHEPVWASKEVKQPSSKQRYNYGKSSSSSTQGSSRSGHSGSGSTTKPPGKGAAGGGPTRPVAPPPPSTAGGQGRGSGPPMERQYTGQFSMFVDEGQFPTWDD